From the Takifugu flavidus isolate HTHZ2018 chromosome 12, ASM371156v2, whole genome shotgun sequence genome, one window contains:
- the pih1d2 gene encoding PIH1 domain-containing protein 2 isoform X1 produces MLPSSTSLKTFIIVPCQVIASVNIYFAVVTRLKPSGRNTQEKMDFSSNCPTCMPTFPSTYDSSVFSCRSPGEAPCTSTYAAGIVCLHLRIPAGLCPCVRESWNPAPPKVEVKHTVALRRFSHVRRKQTANYLAGGYTVLDVALNPAVLRDGNVENREVCALALRFAQKHYGLSVCQDFTVIGCSPNSSTDEIYRRLRFRQRPIASEPVKVSQTPADLLRQISSFNAEKEGEDAAAQMIRGPSESKRPDLIQVIATADAQPQQPRHRLQLETDGAGAARRVELTVELPKVSSVSECQLRISKDDILLEVEGLYCLLLDLPAAVDEDTASAIFNKKKQRLTLTVDVSDSRSALQNN; encoded by the exons ATGCTCCCATCTTCAACATCACTAAAAACTTTTATTATTGTTCCCTGCCAGGTAATAGCATCTGTAAACATCTATTTTGCTGTGGTGACGCGTCTTAAACCCTCAGGCCGTAACACTcaggaaaaaatggatttttcctccAACTGTCCCACATGCATGCCGACATTTCCGTCGACCTATGATTCATCGGTGTTCTCATGCAGGAGCCCGGGAGAGGCCCCCTGTACATCAACGTATGCAGCTGGAATCGTGTGCCTGCACCTCAGGATCCCAGCAGGCCTCTGCCCGTGTGTGCGGGAGAGCTGGAATCCGGCACCGCCGAAGGTCGAGGTAAAACACACGGTCGCGCTGCGTCGCTTCTCTCATGTGCGCCGAAAACAAACTGCCAATTACCTCGCAGGTGGCTACACGGTGCTGGACGTGGCGTTGAACCCTGCGGTGCTGCGAGACGGTAATGTAGAAAACAGGGAAGTCTGTGCTCTGGCACTGAGGTTTGCCCAGAAGCATTATGGGCTGAGCGTATGTCAAGACTTCACCGTCATCGGCTGTAGCCCCAACAGTAGCACAGATGAAATATACCGCCGGCTCAGGTTTCGCCAGAGGCCCATCGCCAGCGAGCCGGTCAAAG TGAGTCAGACCCCAGCCGACCTTCTGCGGCAGATCTCATCCTTTAACGCGGAGAAAGAAGGCGAGGACGCGGCGGCGCAAATGATCCGCGGGCCTTCGGAGAGCAAGAGACCGGATCTGATCCAGGTCATCGCCACAGCCGACGCGCAGCCTCAGCAGCCGCGGCACCGGCTCCAGCTGGAGACCGATGGGGCCGGAGCCGCTCGCCGCGTTGAGCTGACAGTGGAGTTGCCGAAGGTTTCCTCCGTGTCAGAGTGCCAGCTGAGAATCTCCAAG GATGACatcctgctggaggtggagggtctCTACTGTTTACTGTTGGATCTCCCAGCAGCCGTGGACGAAGACACGGCATCTGCCAtctttaacaagaagaaacagAGACTCACGTTGACAGTGGACGTCTCTGACTCCAGATCAGCTCTGCAGAACAACTGA
- the pih1d2 gene encoding PIH1 domain-containing protein 2 isoform X2: MTSAPVANGLLGQVGQLWSMLDELSENDPAGYRKLLETQMKEGADLRSPPELHCALRTEALEPGRGPLYINVCSWNRVPAPQDPSRPLPVCAGELESGTAEGRGGYTVLDVALNPAVLRDGNVENREVCALALRFAQKHYGLSVCQDFTVIGCSPNSSTDEIYRRLRFRQRPIASEPVKVSQTPADLLRQISSFNAEKEGEDAAAQMIRGPSESKRPDLIQVIATADAQPQQPRHRLQLETDGAGAARRVELTVELPKVSSVSECQLRISKDDILLEVEGLYCLLLDLPAAVDEDTASAIFNKKKQRLTLTVDVSDSRSALQNN; the protein is encoded by the exons ATGACTTCCGCACCGGTTGCAAACGGCCTTTTAGGGCAGGTTGGTCAACTTTGGTCGATGCTGGACGAGCTGAGTGAAAACGACCCCGCAGGTTACCGCAAACTGCTGGAGACGCAGATGAAGGAAGGCGCGGATCTGCGGTCTCCGCCCGAGCTTCACTGCGCTCTCCGCACCGAAGCCCTG GAGCCCGGGAGAGGCCCCCTGTACATCAACGTATGCAGCTGGAATCGTGTGCCTGCACCTCAGGATCCCAGCAGGCCTCTGCCCGTGTGTGCGGGAGAGCTGGAATCCGGCACCGCCGAAGGTCGAG GTGGCTACACGGTGCTGGACGTGGCGTTGAACCCTGCGGTGCTGCGAGACGGTAATGTAGAAAACAGGGAAGTCTGTGCTCTGGCACTGAGGTTTGCCCAGAAGCATTATGGGCTGAGCGTATGTCAAGACTTCACCGTCATCGGCTGTAGCCCCAACAGTAGCACAGATGAAATATACCGCCGGCTCAGGTTTCGCCAGAGGCCCATCGCCAGCGAGCCGGTCAAAG TGAGTCAGACCCCAGCCGACCTTCTGCGGCAGATCTCATCCTTTAACGCGGAGAAAGAAGGCGAGGACGCGGCGGCGCAAATGATCCGCGGGCCTTCGGAGAGCAAGAGACCGGATCTGATCCAGGTCATCGCCACAGCCGACGCGCAGCCTCAGCAGCCGCGGCACCGGCTCCAGCTGGAGACCGATGGGGCCGGAGCCGCTCGCCGCGTTGAGCTGACAGTGGAGTTGCCGAAGGTTTCCTCCGTGTCAGAGTGCCAGCTGAGAATCTCCAAG GATGACatcctgctggaggtggagggtctCTACTGTTTACTGTTGGATCTCCCAGCAGCCGTGGACGAAGACACGGCATCTGCCAtctttaacaagaagaaacagAGACTCACGTTGACAGTGGACGTCTCTGACTCCAGATCAGCTCTGCAGAACAACTGA
- the tmprss5 gene encoding transmembrane protease serine 5 isoform X1 — MANGASAASGTDLSASSAGPPMSLLFFWETCSQAGEAAGSCVCSRPPGRLSCRCLVSSQTPAEAVLLPHSGGTRGHKGDAVLQCDGGRLPVRAQERISPENSLLEIQLGKLPAWLPVCYERWNSSLGTLVCRQLGYLRLTKHKGVNLTDIGPNYTDGFVQITPEHNSNLENIWQLRGSCVTGKVIALQCFGEQTETFSSCFFSALWGEMKCPVDVRLTRAVLCSECGTRAKLPRIIGGVEATLGRWPWQVSLYYSNRHTCGGSIINSQWVVTAAHCVHNYRLPQVSSWVVYAGIVTRGSAKVAEHTGYAVEKIIYNKDYNHRSHDGDIALMKLRTPLNFSDTIRPVCLPQYDYDPPGGTQCWISGWGYTQPEGAHSPDTLKEAPVPIISTKRCNSSCMYNGEITSRMLCAGYTEGKVDACQGDSGGPLVCQDENVWRLVGVVSWGSGCAEPNHPGVYTKVAEFLGWIYDMIESY, encoded by the exons ATGGCAAACGGCGCATCAGCGGCGAGCGGGACGGACCTCTCAGCCTCCAGCGCGGGCCCTCCGATGagcctccttttcttctgggAAACATG CTCGCAGGCTGGTGAGGCTGctggcagctgtgtgtgcagtCGCCCTCCTGGGAGGCTTAGCTGTAGGTGTCTGGTTTCTAG TCAAACTCCTGCTGAGGCCGTCCTTCTCCCACACTCCGGTGGGACTAGGGGACATAAAGGAGACGCCGTTCTGCAATGTGACGGAGGACGTCTCCCCGTCCGAGCCCAAGAAAG GATCAGCCCAGAGAACTCCCTCCTGGAGATCCAGCTGGGAAAGCTGCCCGCCTGGCTGCCCGTGTGCTACGAGAGGTGGAATTCTTCACTGGGAACGCTGGTGTGCAGGCAGCTGGGTTACCTCAG ACTGACCAAGCACAAAGGAGTGAATCTCACCGACATCGGGCCGAACTACACTGACGGCTTCGTACAAATCACCCCGGAGCACAATAGCAATCTGGAAAATATCTGGCAACTCAG AGGGAGCTGCGTTACAGGGAAGGTCATCGCTCTGCAGTGTTTCGGTGAGCAAACAGAAActttttcttcctgcttcttctcGGCTCTTTGGGGGGAAATGAAATGTCCAGTAGATGTCAGGCTGACACGAGCGGTTCTCTGTTCAGAGTGCGGAACGCGTGCAAAGCTGCCCAGGATAATTGGAGGAGTGGAGGCCACCCTGGGGAGGTGGCCCTGGCAGGTCAGCCTCTACTACAGCAACCGTCACACCTGCGGCGGCTCCATCATCAACAGCCAGTGGGTGGTCACGGCGGCCCACTGCGTGCACAA CTACAGGCTACCTCAGGTGTCCAGCTGGGTGGTCTACGCCGGCATCGTCACGCGCGGTTCGGCTAAAGTGGCCGAGCACACGGGGTACGCCGTGGAGAAGATCATCTACAACAAGGACTACAACCACAGGAGCCACGACGGCGACATCGCTCTGATGAAGCTGCGGACGCCGCTGAATTTCTCAG ATACAATCAGACCTGTCTGCTTGCCTCAATATGATTATGATCCGCCAGGAGGCACGCAGTGCTGGATATCAGGGTGGGGATACACGCAGCCCGAGGGGG CACACTCACCTGACACCCTCAAAGAGGCACCTGTTCCCATTATAAGCACAAAGAGGTGCAACAGCTCCTGCATGTATAATGGGGAGATCACGTCACGGATGCTTTGTGCCGGATACACGGAGGGAAAAGTCGATGCCTGTCAG ggggACAGCGGGGGTCCTCTGGTGTGCCAGGATGAAAACGTGTGGAGGCTGGTGGGTGTCGTCAGCTGGGGTTCGGGCTGCGCTGAGCCCAACCATCCTGGAGTTTACACCAAAGTTGCTGAATTCTTGGGCTGGATTTATGACATGATCGAG AGCTACTGA
- the tmprss5 gene encoding transmembrane protease serine 5 isoform X2, translated as MSLDGDASSVIENPAASGQSLSLDETAGVPGTKGEPGWLKGIPSVSHARRLVRLLAAVCAVALLGGLAVGVWFLVKLLLRPSFSHTPVGLGDIKETPFCNVTEDVSPSEPKKVFYRISPENSLLEIQLGKLPAWLPVCYERWNSSLGTLVCRQLGYLRLTKHKGVNLTDIGPNYTDGFVQITPEHNSNLENIWQLRGSCVTGKVIALQCFECGTRAKLPRIIGGVEATLGRWPWQVSLYYSNRHTCGGSIINSQWVVTAAHCVHNYRLPQVSSWVVYAGIVTRGSAKVAEHTGYAVEKIIYNKDYNHRSHDGDIALMKLRTPLNFSDTIRPVCLPQYDYDPPGGTQCWISGWGYTQPEGAHSPDTLKEAPVPIISTKRCNSSCMYNGEITSRMLCAGYTEGKVDACQGDSGGPLVCQDENVWRLVGVVSWGSGCAEPNHPGVYTKVAEFLGWIYDMIESY; from the exons ATG AGTCTGGATGGAGATGCATCATCGGTGATCGAGAACCCGGCGGCCAGCGGCCAGAGCTTGTCATTGGACGAAACGGCAGGAGTGCCGGGGACCAAGGGAGAGCCGGGTTGGTTAAAAGGCATACCGTCTGTGAGCCACG CTCGCAGGCTGGTGAGGCTGctggcagctgtgtgtgcagtCGCCCTCCTGGGAGGCTTAGCTGTAGGTGTCTGGTTTCTAG TCAAACTCCTGCTGAGGCCGTCCTTCTCCCACACTCCGGTGGGACTAGGGGACATAAAGGAGACGCCGTTCTGCAATGTGACGGAGGACGTCTCCCCGTCCGAGCCCAAGAAAG TGTTTTACAGGATCAGCCCAGAGAACTCCCTCCTGGAGATCCAGCTGGGAAAGCTGCCCGCCTGGCTGCCCGTGTGCTACGAGAGGTGGAATTCTTCACTGGGAACGCTGGTGTGCAGGCAGCTGGGTTACCTCAG ACTGACCAAGCACAAAGGAGTGAATCTCACCGACATCGGGCCGAACTACACTGACGGCTTCGTACAAATCACCCCGGAGCACAATAGCAATCTGGAAAATATCTGGCAACTCAG AGGGAGCTGCGTTACAGGGAAGGTCATCGCTCTGCAGTGTTTCG AGTGCGGAACGCGTGCAAAGCTGCCCAGGATAATTGGAGGAGTGGAGGCCACCCTGGGGAGGTGGCCCTGGCAGGTCAGCCTCTACTACAGCAACCGTCACACCTGCGGCGGCTCCATCATCAACAGCCAGTGGGTGGTCACGGCGGCCCACTGCGTGCACAA CTACAGGCTACCTCAGGTGTCCAGCTGGGTGGTCTACGCCGGCATCGTCACGCGCGGTTCGGCTAAAGTGGCCGAGCACACGGGGTACGCCGTGGAGAAGATCATCTACAACAAGGACTACAACCACAGGAGCCACGACGGCGACATCGCTCTGATGAAGCTGCGGACGCCGCTGAATTTCTCAG ATACAATCAGACCTGTCTGCTTGCCTCAATATGATTATGATCCGCCAGGAGGCACGCAGTGCTGGATATCAGGGTGGGGATACACGCAGCCCGAGGGGG CACACTCACCTGACACCCTCAAAGAGGCACCTGTTCCCATTATAAGCACAAAGAGGTGCAACAGCTCCTGCATGTATAATGGGGAGATCACGTCACGGATGCTTTGTGCCGGATACACGGAGGGAAAAGTCGATGCCTGTCAG ggggACAGCGGGGGTCCTCTGGTGTGCCAGGATGAAAACGTGTGGAGGCTGGTGGGTGTCGTCAGCTGGGGTTCGGGCTGCGCTGAGCCCAACCATCCTGGAGTTTACACCAAAGTTGCTGAATTCTTGGGCTGGATTTATGACATGATCGAG AGCTACTGA